Proteins encoded in a region of the Raphanus sativus cultivar WK10039 chromosome 8, ASM80110v3, whole genome shotgun sequence genome:
- the LOC108819277 gene encoding mitochondrial carrier protein CoAc1: protein MGSSQGSSTLSADVMSLVDTLPVLAKTLIAGGVAGAVAKTSVAPLERIKILLQTRTNDFRTLGVSQSLKKVLQCDGPLGFYKGNGASVIRIIPYAALHYMTYEVYRDWILENNLPLGSGPVVDLVAGSAAGGTAVLCTYPLDLARTKLAYQVSDASQSFRGGANGFYRQPTYSGIKEVLAMAYKEAGPRGLYRGIGPTLIGILPYAGLKFYIYEELKRHVPEEHQNSVRMHLPCGALAGLFGQTLTYPLDVVRRQMQVENLQPITSDGSNKRYKNTFDGLNTIVRTQGWRQLFAGLSINYIKIVPSVAIGFTVYESMKSWLRIPPRERSKPA, encoded by the exons ATGGGTTCGTCACAAGGCTCCTCCACGCTTTCGGCTGATGTGATGAGCCTTGTGGATACGTTGCCTGTTCTCGCCAAAACCCTAATCGCTGGAGGTGTTGCCGGGGCTGTTGCTAAGACTTCTGTTGCTCCCTTGGAGAGGATCAAGATTCTATTGCAG ACTAGAACAAACGACTTTAGGACCCTTGGTGTGTCCCAGTCACTAAAGAAGGTGTTGCAATGCGATGGTCCTCTCGGATTTTATAA AGGAAACGGGGCGAGTGTTATTAGAATTATCCCTTATGCGGCCCTTCACTACATGACGTATGAGGTGTACCGTGACTGGATTTTGGAAAACAATCTTCCTTTAGGTTCTGGTCCCGTTGTTGATCTTGTGGCTGGATCAGCTGCAGGGGGGACGGCGGTGTTGTGCACTTATCCTCTTGATTTGGCTCGTACTAAGCTAGCTTACCAG GTTTCTGACGCAAGTCAGAGTTTCCGAGGTGGTGCCAATGGGTTTTATCGTCAACCTACATATTCAGGAATAAAAGAGGTGCTTGCAATGGCTTATAAAGAAGCGGGACCACGTGGGCTATATCGAGGCATAg GTCCAACGCTGATCGGCATCCTTCCATACGCGGGCCTTAAGTTCTACATATATGAGGAACTGAAAAGGCATGTTCCTGAAGAGCATCAAAACTCTGTTCGAATGCATCTACCTTGTGGAGCCTTAGCTGGTTTATTTGGCCAGACCTTAACGTACCCGTTGGATGTTGTTAGGAGACAAAtgcag GTGGAGAATCTGCAGCCTATAACGAGTGATGGCAGCAACAAACGTTACAAGAACACATTTGATGGGCTTAACACGATCGTTCGAACTCAGGGTTGGAGACAGTTGTTCGCTGGTTTAAGCATCAACTACATTAAG ATTGTTCCATCGGTTGCAATTGGATTCACGGTGTATGAGTCAATGAAGTCATGGCTACGGATTCCACCACGAGAGAGATCAAAACCAGCCTAA
- the LOC108818737 gene encoding PHD finger protein ALFIN-LIKE 7 encodes MEGIQNPIHRTVEEVFSDFKGRRAGLLKALTSDGQQFYLQCDPDKENLCLYGLPNETWEVNLPVDEVPPELPEPALGINFARNGMPEKDWITLVAVHSDSWLISVAFYFGARFGFGKNERKRLFQMINDLPTLFEVITGNAKQSKDQSANLNNSSRSKPSGVKPRQSESHTKASKMSPPPREDDESGEDEEDDEQGAVCGACGENYDDFWICCDACEKWFHGKCVKITPAKAEHIKHYKCPTCSTSKKMRA; translated from the exons ATGGAGGGAATACAGAATCCTATCCACCGCACTGTCGAAGAGGTCTTTAGCGACTTTAAGGGTCGTAGAGCTGGTCTCCTCAAGGCTCTCACATCAG ATGGGCAGCAGTTTTACCTTCAGTGTGACCCTG ACAAGGAAAACTTGTGTCTTTATGGACTTCCTAACGAGACATGGGAGGTTAACCTTCCTGTCGATGAGGTCCCTCCCGAGCTCCCTGAACCAGCTTTAGGCATCAACTTTGCAAGGAACGGAATGCCTGAGAAAGACTGGATTACCTTGGTTGCTGTTCACAGTGACTCTTGGCTCATCTCTGTTGCCTTTTACTTCGGCGCACGTTTCGGGTTTGGTAAAAACGAGAG GAAGAGGCTTTTCCAGATGATTAATGATCTCCCAACCCTGTTCGAGGTTATAACTGGCAATGCAAAGCAATCCAAGGACCAATCTGCTAACCTCAACAACAGTAGCAGAAGCAAACCTAGTGGTGTCAAG CCTCGTCAATCTGAGTCTCACACGAAGGCTTCAAAGATGTCTCCACCACCAAGAGAAGATGATGAGAGcggagaagatgaggaagatgatgagCAAGGTGCGGTTTGTGGTGCGTGTGGAGAGAACTATGATGACTTCTGGATATGTTGTGACGCTTGTGAGAAATGGTTCCATGGAAAATGCGTGAAGATCACACCTGCCAAGGCTGAGCACATCAAACACTACAAGTGTCCGACTTGCAGTACCAGCAAGAAGATGAGAGCTTGA
- the LOC108822598 gene encoding plant UBX domain-containing protein 7, whose product MEGTMLSSSDQQRLVSSFLDIAVGQTSETARQFLEATSWKLEEAIQLFYVGGEVAMLPSATHTHPAFDDPMDAQSWGAAGEAGYERTQNYVDEEVRAPLPVARDTLYSDDLMYYYGAMRLGNTLREPAPLIAFRNFREEPRRPGVWEPDQAAPSASASATETTTSAPRDSLASLFRPPFHLMTHGSFEQAKSTSNSQDKWLLVNLQSTTEFSSHMLNRDTWANGAVSRTIKANFIFWQVYDDTTEGRKVSTYYKLDSVPVILVIDPTTGQKMRMWCGMVQPETLLEDLVPFLEGGPSEHLASLLQKRPRGSFSLIPHSKPKDDDDDEEDELQRALAASLEDNGMIESSDDISPPTPEADVAVTATLLPTYPPLPEEPKGGDRSVQCRVGIRLPNGQRLQRNFLKTDPVQLLWSFCYSQLEELERKKPLKLTQAIPGASKTLEYESNLTLEQSGVANSMISATWE is encoded by the exons ATGGAGGGAACAATGCTCTCTTCTAGTGACCAACAGAGATTAGTCTCTTCTTTCCTTGACATCGCTGTTGGGCAGACATCTGAAACCGCTCGGCAGTTCTTAGAG GCAACAAGCTGGAAACTTGAGGAAGCGATTCAGCTTTTCTACGTTGGAGGAGAAGTTGCTATGCTTCCGTCCGCTACACACACTCATCCAGCGTTCGACGATCCCATGGATGCACAGTCTTGGGG GGCGGCTGGTGAGGCAGGATATGAAAGGACGCAAAACTATGTAGATGAAGAAGTCCGTGCTCCTTTGCCTGTTGCGAGGGATACTCTTTATAGTGACGACTTAATGTATTATTATGG GGCTATGAGATTGGGAAACACTCTGCGTGAACCAGCTCCTTTGATTGCTTTCCGTAACTTCAGGGAAGAGCCAAGAAGGCCTGGAGTTTGGGAACCAGATCAGGCTGCCCCCTCTGCCTCTGCTTCTGCAACAGAGACAACAACATCAGCTCCTCGGGATAGCTTGGCCTCGTTGTTCCGTCCTCCTTTTCATCTGATGACACACGGCTCCTTTGAACAG gcAAAAAGTACGTCTAATTCTCAGGATAAATGGCTTCTCGTTAACCTTCAGTCCACCACTGAGTTCAGCTCTCATATG CTAAATAGAGATACTTGGGCAAATGGAGCGGTTTCTCGGACTATCAAAGCCAACTTCATCTTCTGGCAGGTCTATGATGATACCACGGAAGGAAGGAAGGTTAGCACATACTACAAGCTAGACTCCGTTCCTGTGATTCTTGTCATTGATCCTACAACTGGTCAGAAGATGAGAATGTGGTGTGGAATGGTCCAACCAGAGACTTTGCTAGAGGATTTAGTGCCGTTCTTGGAGGGTGGTCCTAGCGAACACTTAGCTTCTCTCTTACAGAAACGTCCAAGAGGCAGCTTCTCGTTGATTCCTCATTCCAAACccaaagatgatgatgatgatgaagaagacgaaCTGCAACGAGCATTGGCTGCTTCCTTGGAAGACAACGGCATGATAGAGTCTTCTGATGATATATCACCACCAACCCCTGAAGCAGATGTAGCTGTTACAGCAACGTTGCTTCCAACATACCCACCTCTGCCAGAAGAACCAAAAGGAGGTGACCGCAGCGTTCAATGCAGAGTTGGGATACGTTTACCCAACGGACAAAGACTCCAGAGGAACTTCCTCAAAACTGATCCAGTTCAG CTTCTCTGGTCTTTCTGCTATTCTCAGCTTGAGGAATTAGAGAGGAAGAAGCCACTGAAACTAACACAGGCGATTCCAGGCGCATCAAAGACGTTGGAGTATGAATCTAACTTAACCTTGGAGCAATCTGGTGTTGCCAATTCCATGATCTCTGCTACATGGGAatga
- the LOC108820759 gene encoding NADH dehydrogenase [ubiquinone] 1 beta subcomplex subunit 3-B, giving the protein MAKPLGTTGEFFRRRDEWRKHPMLSNQMRHALPGLGIGVAAFCVYLVGEQIYSKALAPSKSSHHKQNQPAPSH; this is encoded by the coding sequence ATGGCGAAGCCTCTGGGTACTACCGGCGAGTTTTTCCGGCGAAGAGATGAATGGAGGAAGCATCCGATGCTATCCAACCAAATGAGACACGCTCTCCCCGGTCTCGGAATCGGCGTAGCCGCCTTCTGCGTGTACCTAGTCGGTGAGCAGATCTACAGCAAAGCTTTGGCTCCTTCCAAATCATCTCACCACAAACAGAATCAGCCTGCTCCCTCTCACTGA
- the LOC108822599 gene encoding protein indeterminate-domain 6, chloroplastic isoform X2: MHIDIITYIGHGTSYFLHRDMNIYAYIHIGSINLFVWLLMSRVSEEDSEWDRRKIKDAKFGHIRDSYITHRAFCDALIQESARNPTVSFTAMAAAAGGSGSRPGFYGSAASALSHNHFGNNSSTSFTPLAAGYNLNRSSTEKFEAFVSQSTNPNPGPTNFLMQCPPNQGLMAQNDQTLMNQHGLISLGDNINNNNNNNSLFNLGYFQENTKNSDHTSVPSLFTNADNNDPSALFRGLTSSSSSSVVVNDFGDSDNGNLQGLMNSLAATTDQQGRPSSSLFDLHFGNNLSMGGSDRLTLDFLGVSGGNVSSVNGRGGRSGAPLDVDMKFSRPNNPFEKS; the protein is encoded by the exons ATGCATATAGATATCATCACCTATATTGGTCACGGAACATCATATTTCCTACATAGGGACATGaacatatatgcatatatacacATAGGATCCATCAATCTATTTGTCTGGTTGCTGATGAGTAGAGTAAGTGAGGAAGACAGTGAATGGGATaggagaaaaataaaagatgctAAATTTGGTCACAT AAGAGATAGTTACATTACGCATAGGGCGTTCTGTGATGCACTAATACAGGAGTCAGCAAGAAACCCTACCGTGAGCTTCACGGCAATGGCAGCAGCCGCTGGTGGAAGTGGCAGTAGACCTGGATTTTACGGCAGTGCTGCGTCTGCTCTCTCTCACAACCATTTCGGTAACAACTCAAGCACTAGTTTTACCCCTCTAGCTGCAGGTTACAATCTGAACCGTTCATCTACCGAAAAGTTTGAAGCCTTCGTTTCTCAGTCCACAAACCCTAATCCTGGTCCTACCAACTTTCTCATGCAATGCCCTCCAAACCAAGGATTGATGGCGCAGAACGATCAGACTCTCATGAACCAGCATGGTCTCATCAGCCTAGGTGAtaacatcaacaacaacaacaacaacaacagcttGTTCAACCTCGGATACTTTCAAGAGAACACTAAGAACTCTGATCATACAAGTGTTCCTTCTCTTTTCACCAATGCCGATAACAACGATCCGTCTGCTTTGTTTAGAGGGTtaacttcttcatcttcttcaagtGTGGTCGTTAATGACTTTGGAGATAGTGATAATGGAAACCTTCAAGGTCTAATGAACTCTCTAGCTGCGACAACAGATCAGCAAGGCCGGCCCAGTAGCAGTCTTTTCGACCTTCATTTTGGAAACAATCTTAGCATGGGAGGCTCTGATAGGTTGACTTTGGACTTTCTTGGCGTCAGTGGAGGAAATGTGAGCAGCGTAAATGGTCGTGGCGGACGTAGTGGAGCTCCTTTGGACGTTGATATGAAGTTTTCACGTCCAAATAATCCATTTGAAAAATCTTGA
- the LOC108822599 gene encoding protein indeterminate-domain 6, chloroplastic isoform X1: MSSSYNNSISSSSTQSFLLASAATGANNFNREETAMTMIQQPNSVAPLPPPKKRRNQPGNPNPDAEVIALSPKTIMATNRFLCEVCNKGFQREQNLQLHRRGHNLPWKLKQKSKQEVIRRKVYLCPEPTCVHHDPSRALGDLTGIKKHYYRKHGEKKFKCEKCSKRYAVQSDWKAHSKTCGTKEYRCDCGTIFSRRDSYITHRAFCDALIQESARNPTVSFTAMAAAAGGSGSRPGFYGSAASALSHNHFGNNSSTSFTPLAAGYNLNRSSTEKFEAFVSQSTNPNPGPTNFLMQCPPNQGLMAQNDQTLMNQHGLISLGDNINNNNNNNSLFNLGYFQENTKNSDHTSVPSLFTNADNNDPSALFRGLTSSSSSSVVVNDFGDSDNGNLQGLMNSLAATTDQQGRPSSSLFDLHFGNNLSMGGSDRLTLDFLGVSGGNVSSVNGRGGRSGAPLDVDMKFSRPNNPFEKS, from the exons ATGTCTTCATCGTACAACAACTCaatttcttcatcttccacTCAGTCTTTTCTCCTGGCCAGCGCCGCCACCGGAGCAAACAACTTTAACCGTGAAGAGACGGCGATGACGATGATTCAACAACCCAACTCCGTTGCTCCACTACCACCACCCAAGAAACGAAGAAACCAACCCGGAAACCCAA ATCCAGATGCTGAAGTGATAGCGTTATCTCCAAAGACGATAATGGCGACGAACAGATTCCTATGTGAAGTGTGCAACAAAGGGTTTCAAAGAGAACAGAATCTACAGCTTCACCGAAGAGGACACAACCTTCCATGGAAGCTGAAACAAAAGTCTAAACAAGAAGTGATCAGGAGGAAGGTGTATCTGTGTCCAGAGCCCACGTGCGTTCACCATGACCCTTCACGTGCTCTCGGAGACCTCACCGGAATCAAGAAGCATTATTACCGGAAGCACGGTGAGAAAAAGTTTAAATGTGAGAAATGCTCTAAGCGTTACGCTGTTCAATCTGATTGGAAAGCTCACTCTAAGACTTGTGGTACCAAAGAGTATCGCTGTGACTGTGGTACCATCTTCTCTAG AAGAGATAGTTACATTACGCATAGGGCGTTCTGTGATGCACTAATACAGGAGTCAGCAAGAAACCCTACCGTGAGCTTCACGGCAATGGCAGCAGCCGCTGGTGGAAGTGGCAGTAGACCTGGATTTTACGGCAGTGCTGCGTCTGCTCTCTCTCACAACCATTTCGGTAACAACTCAAGCACTAGTTTTACCCCTCTAGCTGCAGGTTACAATCTGAACCGTTCATCTACCGAAAAGTTTGAAGCCTTCGTTTCTCAGTCCACAAACCCTAATCCTGGTCCTACCAACTTTCTCATGCAATGCCCTCCAAACCAAGGATTGATGGCGCAGAACGATCAGACTCTCATGAACCAGCATGGTCTCATCAGCCTAGGTGAtaacatcaacaacaacaacaacaacaacagcttGTTCAACCTCGGATACTTTCAAGAGAACACTAAGAACTCTGATCATACAAGTGTTCCTTCTCTTTTCACCAATGCCGATAACAACGATCCGTCTGCTTTGTTTAGAGGGTtaacttcttcatcttcttcaagtGTGGTCGTTAATGACTTTGGAGATAGTGATAATGGAAACCTTCAAGGTCTAATGAACTCTCTAGCTGCGACAACAGATCAGCAAGGCCGGCCCAGTAGCAGTCTTTTCGACCTTCATTTTGGAAACAATCTTAGCATGGGAGGCTCTGATAGGTTGACTTTGGACTTTCTTGGCGTCAGTGGAGGAAATGTGAGCAGCGTAAATGGTCGTGGCGGACGTAGTGGAGCTCCTTTGGACGTTGATATGAAGTTTTCACGTCCAAATAATCCATTTGAAAAATCTTGA